The following coding sequences are from one Candidatus Binataceae bacterium window:
- a CDS encoding NUDIX domain-containing protein gives MSRLLAALSHFVERTAAVARTGLAFSPHGFDAERYEEMLREAAAMRAALDGAGDGEAEELRRRWRAEVREGYDGYVTAACGCGVIAFDERGELLMIRRTNGRWWYPTGFCEVGASLAENAAKEALEETGLVVRPLRLMAVIDSRKAGSVHRHIYSHLFYCRIEGGELRPNPLEALEAGFFPLERLPEPLHGVDRKWIALAREFHFEGRRETYFDPLD, from the coding sequence ATGAGCCGCCTGCTCGCCGCGCTTTCGCATTTTGTCGAACGCACAGCCGCGGTCGCGCGTACGGGGCTCGCCTTCAGCCCGCACGGCTTCGACGCCGAGCGCTACGAGGAGATGCTGCGCGAGGCGGCGGCCATGCGCGCGGCGCTCGACGGCGCCGGCGACGGCGAGGCGGAGGAGCTGCGGCGGCGATGGCGTGCGGAGGTGCGTGAAGGCTATGACGGCTATGTCACCGCGGCCTGCGGATGTGGTGTGATCGCATTCGACGAGCGCGGCGAGCTCCTGATGATCCGGCGCACCAACGGGCGCTGGTGGTATCCGACAGGCTTCTGCGAGGTCGGCGCGTCGCTGGCCGAGAACGCCGCCAAGGAAGCGCTCGAGGAGACCGGTCTGGTGGTGCGCCCGCTTCGTCTGATGGCGGTGATCGACAGCCGCAAGGCCGGCTCGGTCCATCGCCACATCTACTCCCATCTCTTTTACTGCCGGATCGAGGGCGGCGAGCTCAGACCCAATCCGCTGGAAGCGCTGGAAGCGGGCTTCTTCCCGCTCGAGCGCCTGCCCGAGCCGCTGCACGGCGTCGACCGAAAATGGATCGCGCTTGCGCGCGAATTCCACTTCGAAGGCCGCCGCGAGACCTATTTCGACCCGCTGGATTGA
- a CDS encoding ABC transporter permease, with amino-acid sequence MGAVALQLWTLWQREIIRFARQRSVIVGSFVQPLIFWVLIGWGFRASFRPSGMATGTDYVEYFYPGVIMLVLLFTAIFATIAIVDDRRQGFLQGVLVAPIARDTVVAGQALGGTTLALFQGCVFLVLAPLAGIRLGAAAVCASIAVMALIAFAFNCIGLLIAWRIESTRGFHLIMNSILVPIWFLSGAFFPAAGAPAWLRWVMWLNPLSYGMAALRRALYLGEPHALGALPGAAASVGITIVFAAVAMWLAARVAQRSQATAA; translated from the coding sequence ATGGGCGCGGTCGCTCTGCAACTGTGGACGCTGTGGCAGCGCGAGATTATCCGCTTTGCGCGCCAGCGCAGCGTGATCGTCGGCTCCTTCGTCCAGCCGCTCATCTTCTGGGTGCTTATCGGATGGGGCTTCCGCGCCTCATTCCGGCCCAGCGGGATGGCCACCGGGACCGATTACGTCGAGTACTTTTACCCCGGCGTGATCATGCTGGTGCTGCTGTTCACCGCGATCTTCGCGACGATCGCCATCGTTGACGACCGCCGCCAGGGTTTCTTGCAGGGCGTGCTGGTTGCGCCGATCGCGCGCGACACGGTGGTCGCGGGCCAGGCGCTGGGCGGCACCACGCTGGCGCTGTTCCAGGGATGCGTGTTCCTGGTGCTCGCGCCGCTGGCCGGGATCCGTCTCGGCGCAGCCGCCGTATGCGCCTCGATCGCGGTGATGGCGCTGATCGCGTTCGCCTTCAACTGCATCGGCCTGCTCATCGCATGGCGCATCGAATCGACCCGTGGCTTCCATCTGATTATGAACTCGATCCTGGTGCCAATCTGGTTTCTGTCGGGCGCATTTTTCCCCGCCGCCGGCGCGCCGGCATGGCTGCGCTGGGTGATGTGGCTAAATCCGCTGAGCTACGGGATGGCGGCGCTCAGGCGAGCGCTTTATCTGGGCGAGCCGCACGCGCTGGGCGCGCTGCCCGGCGCCGCGGCCTCGGTCGGGATCACGATCGTGTTCGCGGCAGTCGCGATGTGGCTGGCCGCGCGGGTTGCCCAGCGCAGCCAGGCCACCGCGGCTTGA
- a CDS encoding ATP-binding cassette domain-containing protein, with translation MTVTSASTTAPVARAQDKSAQAAIKASGLDFSYGEREALRAVGFTIARGEIFGFLGPNGGGKSTLFRLLSTLVPMQSGNAHILGYDLRSAAQPLRRKLGVVFQSPSLDGKLTVAENLAHHGHLYGIRGARLRERTRAMLEHLGIEARARDLVETLSGGLRRRVELAKSLLHEPELLLLDEPSTGLDPAARREFFNLLAQLRESDGVTIVLTTHYIEEAERCDRIGILDQGRLVAQAPPGELKQKVGGDVIIISTPVPDALQQALARELKLRAALVDGTLRIERPRGHELVARLVDQFGDQIESVTFGRPTLEDVFVHLTGRRFVAGPRAEEGR, from the coding sequence ATGACCGTCACATCGGCATCCACAACCGCGCCGGTCGCGCGCGCGCAGGACAAATCGGCGCAGGCCGCGATCAAAGCCAGCGGTCTGGATTTCAGTTACGGCGAGCGCGAGGCGCTGCGCGCGGTCGGGTTCACGATCGCGCGCGGCGAGATCTTCGGCTTTCTGGGGCCCAACGGCGGCGGCAAAAGCACGCTCTTCCGCCTGCTCTCGACGCTGGTGCCGATGCAATCGGGCAACGCGCACATCCTCGGCTACGACCTGCGCTCGGCGGCGCAACCGCTGCGGCGCAAGCTCGGTGTGGTCTTCCAGAGCCCCAGCCTCGACGGCAAGCTGACCGTGGCCGAGAACCTGGCCCATCACGGGCATCTTTACGGAATCCGCGGCGCGCGGCTGCGCGAGCGCACGCGCGCGATGCTCGAACATCTAGGCATCGAGGCGCGCGCGCGCGACCTGGTCGAGACGCTGTCGGGCGGGCTGCGCCGGCGGGTCGAGCTGGCCAAGTCGTTGCTGCACGAGCCCGAGCTGCTGCTGCTCGACGAACCGAGCACGGGGCTCGACCCCGCGGCGCGACGCGAATTCTTCAACCTGCTCGCGCAACTGCGCGAGAGCGACGGCGTCACCATCGTTCTGACCACGCACTACATAGAGGAGGCCGAGCGCTGCGATCGTATTGGCATCCTCGACCAGGGCCGGCTGGTGGCGCAGGCGCCGCCGGGCGAGCTCAAGCAAAAGGTCGGCGGCGACGTGATCATCATCAGCACGCCCGTGCCCGACGCGCTGCAGCAGGCTTTGGCGCGGGAGCTCAAGCTGCGCGCGGCGCTGGTGGACGGCACGCTGCGGATCGAGCGGCCGCGCGGGCACGAACTGGTGGCGCGGCTGGTCGATCAGTTCGGCGATCAGATCGAATCCGTCACCTTCGGCCGGCCGACCTTGGAGGACGTCTTCGTCCATCTGACCGGCCGCCGCTTCGTCGCCGGGCCGCGCGCCGAGGAGGGCCGCTGA
- a CDS encoding class I SAM-dependent methyltransferase: MSGKRRARIDLFALFERMECRGRLLDIPAGDGVEAARLARMGFEVVGADLFAPPRSGASAATGWARADCNAPLPFRTAAFDTVLSREGIEHLENQAGFIRECARVLRPGGRLVLTTPNVMHLGARMSMLLTGQRTMRRGLVNEVETLRGRAGGRYYHGHVFLIDYFRLRYLMRLAGFGAIEVHTDRFSPSSLALAWMVPLMYGASRLSVFAFRRKANQHRRTVAPAVLTAEIRRHVFSPALLFGKRMVVTAVREQDGAGER, from the coding sequence GTGAGCGGGAAGCGGCGCGCGCGGATCGATCTTTTCGCCTTGTTCGAGCGGATGGAATGCCGCGGGCGCCTGCTCGACATTCCCGCCGGCGACGGCGTCGAGGCGGCGCGGCTTGCACGGATGGGGTTCGAGGTGGTCGGCGCCGATCTGTTCGCGCCGCCGCGGAGCGGCGCCTCTGCCGCGACGGGATGGGCGCGCGCCGATTGCAACGCGCCGCTGCCGTTTCGCACCGCCGCCTTCGACACGGTGCTTTCTCGCGAAGGCATCGAACATCTCGAAAATCAGGCCGGCTTTATCCGCGAGTGCGCTCGCGTGCTGCGCCCGGGCGGCCGCCTGGTGCTGACCACGCCCAACGTGATGCATCTCGGCGCGCGGATGAGCATGCTGCTGACGGGGCAGCGCACGATGCGCCGCGGACTGGTCAACGAAGTCGAGACCCTGCGCGGGCGCGCGGGCGGCCGTTACTACCACGGCCACGTCTTTCTCATCGACTACTTCCGGCTGCGTTACCTGATGCGTCTGGCGGGGTTTGGCGCGATCGAGGTTCACACCGATCGCTTCAGCCCCTCATCACTCGCGCTGGCCTGGATGGTTCCGCTGATGTATGGGGCGTCGCGGCTATCGGTTTTCGCCTTTCGGCGCAAGGCGAATCAGCATCGTCGCACCGTGGCGCCAGCCGTGCTGACGGCCGAGATCCGGCGCCACGTCTTTTCGCCCGCGCTGCTTTTCGGCAAACGGATGGTGGTGACGGCCGTGCGCGAGCAGGATGGCGCCGGAGAGCGCTGA
- a CDS encoding LLM class flavin-dependent oxidoreductase: protein MAEFAFGIFDHIERRDHDLGELYEGRLRLLELAEQAGFYCYHVAEHHGTPLGMAPSPGIFLGAVAQRTRRIHFGPLVYLLPLYNPIRLAEEICMLDQLSGGRMEVGVGRGVSPFELAYFNVPFLESREIFEEALDVIVAALRNERIAHRGEHYNVRGFPMELRPKQTPNPPFWYASSNPEHVVYAGRRGMNLVGVGTAALLSKSAAAFRGAWSEHHRRPESINPQVAEPKIGAVRHVYVGPDDSAAMVQARPAYKAYYNNLQKLWRDFYTVETHFTDDLDLACRHEAAIVGSPGAVADAVGRFFEESGCNYLILSFAWGSLSQEQSERSLELFASKVMPQFAPHSAGAAAQGRVRTARA from the coding sequence ATGGCGGAGTTCGCTTTCGGAATTTTCGATCATATTGAGCGCCGCGATCATGACCTCGGCGAGCTTTACGAGGGACGCCTGCGCCTGCTCGAGCTCGCCGAGCAAGCGGGTTTCTATTGCTATCACGTCGCCGAGCATCACGGGACGCCGCTGGGGATGGCGCCGTCGCCGGGAATCTTTCTCGGCGCGGTGGCGCAGCGTACCCGGCGCATCCATTTCGGCCCGCTGGTTTACCTGCTGCCGCTGTACAACCCGATCCGCCTCGCCGAAGAAATCTGCATGCTCGACCAGCTAAGCGGCGGGCGGATGGAAGTCGGGGTCGGCCGCGGTGTGTCGCCCTTTGAGCTGGCGTACTTCAACGTTCCGTTCCTGGAGTCGCGCGAGATTTTCGAGGAGGCGCTCGACGTGATCGTCGCCGCGCTGCGCAACGAGCGCATCGCCCATCGCGGCGAACACTACAACGTACGCGGCTTCCCGATGGAATTGCGGCCCAAGCAGACGCCCAATCCGCCGTTCTGGTACGCCAGCTCCAATCCCGAGCACGTCGTCTATGCCGGGCGGCGCGGCATGAATCTGGTCGGTGTCGGGACGGCTGCGCTGCTGAGCAAATCGGCCGCGGCCTTCCGCGGCGCCTGGAGCGAACACCATCGCCGCCCTGAGAGCATCAATCCGCAGGTTGCCGAGCCCAAAATAGGCGCGGTACGCCACGTTTACGTCGGGCCGGACGACAGCGCCGCGATGGTTCAGGCGCGGCCGGCCTACAAGGCTTATTACAACAATCTCCAGAAGCTGTGGCGCGACTTCTACACGGTCGAGACGCACTTCACCGACGACCTTGACCTCGCCTGCCGGCACGAGGCAGCGATCGTCGGCTCGCCGGGTGCGGTCGCCGACGCGGTCGGCCGGTTCTTCGAAGAGAGCGGATGCAATTACCTGATCCTGTCGTTTGCGTGGGGCAGCCTGAGCCAGGAGCAGTCGGAGCGCTCGCTCGAATTGTTCGCAAGCAAAGTGATGCCGCAGTTCGCGCCGCATTCCGCAGGCGCTGCGGCGCAGGGCAGAGTGCGCACGGCCCGCGCATGA
- a CDS encoding MFS transporter, producing the protein MDEARAQSQPAANAGGPRPGASAGFIPPSRAYMWRLLGLLIPATIFEGYDITIFHLCTPDIAATFHLGNEAIGVIASIVRFGTIMSFVVVAASDRFGRKPIISVTVLLYGLFTLLTGLSRGLLTFTAFQTCSQVFLASEFGMAIVIISEEFPDDLRGRAIAGFHMAAFVGVAIAGSLYGQVAESAWGWRGMYLLGVAPLALVAFLRRYVRETARFLAMRESRPQHESFGERVREHIRLFRGPYRGRLILVAILANSVGFVGGPTITYFSLFAKRDHQWTSPQVGTAIIAAYLMATVGTILCGYLLDLIGRRITTSLFYLGAAASMAALFQSTHHHMILGAFMATMFAYQGARTATAAFAAELFPTEIRAAGYSSTIQTLGQLAWFISPVTVGVLSMHLGGLGNAAATCALGPLIGAVLIVLFAPETRGKTLEELAL; encoded by the coding sequence ATGGATGAGGCGCGGGCGCAGTCGCAGCCGGCCGCCAACGCCGGCGGGCCCAGGCCGGGCGCGTCGGCGGGCTTTATTCCGCCCTCGCGCGCCTACATGTGGCGACTACTCGGTCTGCTCATCCCGGCGACCATCTTCGAAGGCTACGACATCACTATCTTCCATCTTTGCACGCCCGACATCGCCGCGACCTTCCATTTGGGCAACGAAGCGATTGGGGTGATCGCGTCGATCGTGCGCTTCGGCACCATTATGTCGTTCGTGGTGGTGGCGGCCTCCGACCGCTTCGGGCGCAAGCCGATCATCTCGGTCACGGTGCTGCTCTACGGCCTGTTCACGCTGCTGACCGGGCTGTCGCGCGGCCTGCTCACGTTCACCGCGTTCCAGACCTGCTCGCAGGTCTTTTTGGCCTCCGAGTTCGGGATGGCGATCGTGATCATCAGCGAGGAATTTCCCGACGATCTGCGGGGGCGCGCGATCGCCGGCTTTCACATGGCGGCTTTCGTCGGCGTCGCGATAGCGGGGTCGCTCTATGGCCAGGTGGCGGAGTCGGCGTGGGGTTGGCGCGGGATGTATCTGCTCGGCGTCGCGCCGCTGGCGCTGGTGGCTTTCCTCAGGCGCTACGTGCGCGAGACCGCGCGCTTCCTCGCGATGCGCGAGAGCCGGCCGCAGCACGAAAGCTTTGGCGAGCGGGTGCGCGAGCACATCCGGCTCTTCCGCGGCCCTTATCGCGGGCGGCTGATTCTGGTCGCAATTCTGGCCAACAGCGTGGGCTTCGTCGGTGGCCCGACGATCACCTACTTCAGCCTCTTCGCCAAACGCGACCATCAGTGGACTTCGCCGCAGGTGGGGACGGCGATCATCGCCGCCTACCTGATGGCGACGGTGGGGACGATCCTGTGCGGCTACCTGCTCGACCTGATCGGTCGCCGGATCACAACCAGCCTGTTTTACCTCGGCGCGGCGGCGTCGATGGCGGCGCTGTTCCAGTCCACCCATCATCACATGATCCTGGGCGCGTTCATGGCCACGATGTTTGCCTATCAGGGGGCGCGCACCGCGACCGCGGCATTTGCCGCTGAGCTTTTTCCCACCGAGATTCGCGCCGCCGGGTACAGCAGCACCATCCAGACCCTTGGCCAGCTCGCATGGTTCATCAGCCCGGTGACGGTGGGCGTACTCTCGATGCATCTGGGCGGGCTGGGCAACGCGGCGGCGACCTGCGCACTCGGCCCGCTGATCGGCGCGGTGCTGATCGTGCTGTTCGCCCCCGAGACTCGCGGCAAAACACTCGAAGAACTGGCGCTATAG
- a CDS encoding NAD(P)-dependent alcohol dehydrogenase yields MKAAVLHEYDEALKRPEFVRYENIPEPKIEKPTDVIVRIGGAGVCRTDLHVVEGLWRSRIQVKLPYVMGHENAGWVEEVGNAVETFKRGDPVICHPLASAGDSLAARRGNDMHGGGSFPGLDSNGGYAELLKTNVRALIKLPRTLAPKDVAPHADAGITAYHAAKKAARHLLPGDWAVVIGVGGLGHIGVQVLRALCAAAIVAVDRSELALDLARECGADHLLRADGNEVEAVMRLTGGAGAQAVLDFVGEGDAVGNGLRMTANGGCYYVVGYGGKLEVPTMDLIAGEKTIVGNLVGTYSDLVELMALAERGRVKLATKEYRLSEANAALHDLAAGRVKGRAVLIP; encoded by the coding sequence ATGAAAGCTGCGGTCCTGCACGAGTACGACGAAGCGCTGAAACGGCCCGAATTCGTCCGCTACGAGAACATCCCGGAGCCAAAGATCGAAAAGCCCACCGACGTCATCGTACGCATCGGTGGCGCCGGCGTCTGCCGCACCGACCTGCACGTGGTCGAGGGGCTGTGGCGGTCCAGAATCCAGGTCAAGCTTCCCTACGTGATGGGGCACGAGAACGCCGGATGGGTCGAGGAGGTCGGCAACGCGGTGGAGACGTTCAAGCGCGGCGACCCGGTCATCTGCCATCCGCTCGCCAGCGCCGGCGACTCGCTGGCGGCGCGCCGCGGTAATGACATGCACGGCGGCGGGAGCTTTCCGGGGCTCGATTCCAACGGCGGCTATGCGGAGCTGTTGAAGACCAACGTTCGCGCGCTGATCAAGCTGCCGCGCACGTTGGCACCCAAGGACGTCGCTCCCCACGCCGATGCGGGCATCACCGCCTATCACGCGGCGAAGAAGGCGGCGCGCCATTTGTTGCCCGGCGACTGGGCGGTCGTGATCGGCGTGGGCGGCCTCGGCCACATTGGCGTCCAGGTCCTGCGCGCGCTCTGCGCGGCGGCGATTGTGGCGGTCGATCGCTCGGAGCTTGCGCTCGATCTGGCGCGCGAGTGCGGCGCCGATCATCTGCTGCGCGCCGACGGTAACGAGGTCGAGGCGGTGATGCGGCTTACCGGCGGTGCCGGCGCGCAGGCGGTGCTGGACTTCGTGGGCGAGGGCGACGCGGTCGGCAACGGCCTGCGCATGACCGCGAACGGCGGCTGTTATTACGTCGTCGGCTACGGCGGCAAGCTGGAAGTGCCCACGATGGATCTCATCGCGGGCGAAAAGACGATCGTCGGCAACCTGGTTGGCACCTACTCCGACCTGGTTGAGCTAATGGCGTTGGCGGAGCGCGGCCGGGTCAAGCTGGCGACGAAAGAATACAGGCTGAGCGAGGCCAACGCCGCGCTGCACGACCTCGCCGCCGGCCGGGTCAAGGGACGCGCCGTGCTTATCCCGTGA
- a CDS encoding amidohydrolase family protein has product MIRTANGEEIFVIDAHVHLWDGSEANQLNVHGAEFINCFYDFHKALTPEPYLWPAEKFRKYDPQTMHDDLFVAGPDDLAICQPTYLTDFYREGFNTTEQNARMKELYPERFILNGAFDPRDGEAGLDYLHELVEKYRIKGVKLYTAEWRGASRGYKLSDPWAERYLEKCQALGVTNIHVHKGPTIHPLSRDAFDVADIDEAATNFPALNFIVDHVGLPRLDDFCWIASQEPNVYGGLAVAIAFVHARPRYFAQIMAELLFWLGEDRLLFGSDYAIWNPKWIVEEFMAFEMPDDLLKETGRNLTLEGKRKILGGNAARLYGIDIEAHRSKLHAGERRS; this is encoded by the coding sequence GTGATTCGCACAGCCAACGGCGAGGAGATTTTCGTCATCGACGCCCACGTCCATCTGTGGGACGGAAGCGAAGCCAATCAGCTTAACGTCCACGGCGCCGAGTTCATCAACTGCTTCTATGACTTTCACAAGGCGCTGACGCCCGAGCCGTACCTGTGGCCGGCCGAGAAGTTCCGCAAGTACGATCCGCAGACGATGCATGACGACCTGTTTGTTGCCGGTCCCGACGACCTCGCAATTTGCCAGCCGACCTACCTCACGGATTTCTACCGCGAGGGCTTCAACACCACCGAGCAGAACGCGCGGATGAAGGAGCTCTACCCGGAGCGCTTCATCCTCAACGGCGCCTTCGATCCGCGCGACGGCGAAGCCGGGCTCGACTATCTGCACGAACTGGTCGAGAAGTACCGCATCAAGGGCGTCAAGCTGTACACGGCGGAATGGCGCGGCGCCTCGCGTGGCTACAAGCTGAGCGATCCGTGGGCCGAGCGCTACCTGGAGAAATGCCAGGCGCTGGGGGTGACCAACATTCACGTGCACAAGGGGCCGACCATCCATCCGCTCAGCCGCGACGCTTTCGACGTTGCCGACATCGACGAGGCGGCGACCAACTTTCCCGCGCTCAACTTCATCGTCGATCACGTCGGGCTGCCGCGGCTCGACGACTTCTGCTGGATCGCGAGCCAGGAGCCCAACGTTTACGGCGGGCTGGCGGTGGCGATCGCGTTCGTCCATGCGCGGCCGCGCTACTTCGCCCAGATCATGGCGGAGCTGCTGTTCTGGCTCGGCGAGGATCGTCTGCTGTTTGGCAGCGACTACGCGATTTGGAATCCGAAGTGGATCGTCGAGGAGTTCATGGCGTTCGAGATGCCGGATGACCTGCTCAAGGAGACCGGGCGCAACCTCACGCTGGAGGGCAAGCGCAAAATCCTGGGCGGAAACGCGGCTCGCCTCTATGGCATCGATATCGAGGCGCATCGCAGCAAGCTGCACGCCGGCGAACGCCGGAGTTGA
- a CDS encoding iron-sulfur cluster assembly protein: MDESIIAAGPDAQRDARLAALRAQLAAVLDPELDEPITELGFVEAVEAGTDGRVRVRLRLPTYWCAANFAFMIAADVRQRLAELPWVRAIAVELADHYCGGEIGRAVSQGHSFAAAFADQPGGDLDELRAIFRAKAFMRRQERLGRYLLARGCVPAELAAMSIGELAALPLTDADGARLRELYLEARRARRDGRTEAAPALVRSDGRALCSEELAGYLAGLRRVTLNIEFNAELCRGLLRARTERTVSR; encoded by the coding sequence ATGGACGAATCGATAATCGCGGCCGGCCCTGATGCGCAGCGCGATGCGCGGCTGGCGGCGCTGCGGGCACAGCTTGCGGCCGTACTCGACCCCGAGCTCGACGAGCCGATTACTGAGCTGGGCTTCGTCGAAGCCGTCGAGGCCGGCACGGACGGGCGGGTGCGGGTTCGGCTGCGCCTGCCGACCTATTGGTGCGCCGCGAATTTCGCTTTTATGATAGCGGCTGACGTGCGCCAGCGCTTGGCCGAGCTTCCCTGGGTACGCGCCATCGCCGTTGAGCTGGCCGACCACTACTGCGGAGGCGAAATCGGCCGCGCAGTGAGCCAGGGCCATTCGTTCGCCGCCGCGTTTGCAGACCAACCGGGGGGCGACCTCGACGAGCTGCGCGCGATCTTTCGCGCCAAGGCGTTCATGCGCCGCCAGGAGCGGCTCGGGCGCTATCTGCTCGCGCGCGGGTGCGTGCCCGCTGAGCTGGCCGCGATGAGCATCGGCGAACTGGCGGCCCTGCCGCTGACTGACGCCGACGGCGCGCGCCTGCGCGAACTTTATCTCGAAGCGCGCCGCGCGCGGCGCGACGGTCGCACGGAGGCGGCGCCCGCGCTGGTGCGGAGCGACGGGCGCGCGCTTTGCTCCGAGGAACTTGCCGGCTACCTTGCCGGGCTGCGCCGCGTCACTCTCAACATCGAATTCAACGCCGAGCTCTGCCGCGGGCTGCTGCGCGCGCGAACCGAGCGGACGGTCTCACGCTAG
- a CDS encoding DUF1329 domain-containing protein — translation MLHRLSASAALLGVVLLFGALPLPAQAQPAPWQADKGFENGIPIGTKITQDNWQKYQQFMPESMIHLFKGDMFWHMPKGIEIDVGPTRHIYPPKPFREDTERYGTQTKLVKTSDGGYVPEGYVAGFPFADPFAGPKDEVGSKMYYNNYYRPAPRVEEAPNCSYTLDQYANFTRTADSDIVFSQLTHLSEPGFPRDVPGNNGYFFAAYFQQTAPEQGKYFASLDLTSNDPTKLDELYEYIPSLRRSLRVSQAARCAPIFGTDFVYEDAQEGAPRMGNLFDNVYIGEKKVLTLMHGAPASFDTCGTPTSLDPRYYYFGFKGIVPFPNPGSGQWEVRDTYMVQMTRLPALSRGYCYGKRLLYLDKENYFPDHTEVWDRAGRLYKWIVVFAYPAIIPGLGIDGQEVTITGPNTGYVVNFQDQHATVFIGLHVCVDNECEPKGYMDISRYASPEGLMKIVQ, via the coding sequence ATGCTCCACCGCTTAAGCGCCAGCGCAGCTCTGCTCGGGGTTGTCTTGTTGTTCGGGGCGCTGCCCCTGCCGGCTCAAGCACAGCCCGCCCCGTGGCAAGCCGACAAAGGCTTCGAGAACGGGATTCCGATCGGGACCAAGATCACCCAGGACAACTGGCAGAAGTACCAGCAGTTCATGCCCGAGAGCATGATTCACCTGTTCAAGGGCGACATGTTCTGGCACATGCCCAAGGGCATCGAGATCGACGTAGGCCCGACGCGCCACATCTATCCGCCCAAGCCGTTCCGCGAAGATACCGAGCGCTACGGCACTCAGACCAAGCTGGTGAAGACGTCCGACGGTGGTTACGTCCCGGAGGGCTATGTCGCAGGCTTCCCCTTTGCCGACCCGTTTGCCGGTCCTAAGGACGAGGTCGGGTCCAAGATGTATTACAACAACTATTACCGGCCGGCGCCCCGCGTCGAGGAGGCTCCCAACTGCTCCTACACGCTTGACCAGTACGCGAACTTCACCCGCACCGCCGACTCCGACATCGTTTTTTCCCAGTTGACCCATCTCAGCGAGCCCGGTTTCCCGCGCGACGTGCCTGGTAACAATGGGTATTTCTTCGCGGCATACTTCCAGCAGACCGCGCCCGAGCAGGGCAAATACTTCGCCTCGCTGGACCTGACGTCGAACGATCCGACCAAGCTCGACGAGTTGTACGAGTACATTCCGAGCCTGCGCCGTTCGCTGCGCGTCTCCCAGGCCGCCCGCTGCGCACCAATCTTCGGGACCGACTTCGTCTATGAGGACGCGCAGGAGGGTGCCCCGCGCATGGGCAACCTGTTCGACAATGTGTATATCGGGGAAAAGAAGGTCCTGACCCTGATGCATGGAGCGCCGGCGAGTTTCGATACCTGTGGCACGCCCACCTCGCTGGATCCCCGGTATTACTATTTCGGTTTCAAGGGGATTGTGCCGTTTCCCAATCCCGGCTCGGGGCAATGGGAAGTGCGCGATACGTACATGGTGCAGATGACACGGCTTCCCGCGCTCTCGCGGGGGTACTGCTATGGCAAGCGGCTGCTGTACCTCGACAAGGAGAATTACTTCCCCGATCACACCGAGGTTTGGGACCGCGCCGGCCGGCTGTACAAGTGGATCGTAGTGTTTGCCTACCCCGCGATCATTCCAGGTCTGGGTATTGACGGGCAGGAAGTAACGATCACCGGGCCGAACACCGGCTATGTGGTGAATTTTCAGGACCAGCACGCCACCGTGTTCATCGGTTTGCACGTATGCGTGGACAACGAGTGCGAACCGAAGGGCTACATGGATATCAGCCGCTACGCGAGCCCCGAGGGGTTGATGAAGATTGTTCAATAG